TCTAGTAATCCCAGGCGAAGCTAATAGTATTATTCTAAACGATTATAATTATAGTTTGCAGGAAGTTGCAGAGCTTTTTGAAGGACGATTACAAGGTAAGATTCTACATTTTTCCAATGCTAAAGTGTTAGATTTAGATGAAGAAGAAGCACAATATTTTTTAGATATTACTGGAGCAAAAGCTATCTCTGGTTATGGTTATGAATCCAACGGAATTACCAGCTCAAACCTTGATATAGCCTTTTTTAACTTATTTAAAGAAGATGATAATATGTTTGACGTTGTCGAAGAGCTGCATCAAAGACATTACAAACTATGCAAACTTCTTGACTTTAGATTGTATTATTAAGAATAACAATGTATTATTAAAACAAATAGACGCATTGTCTTAATTTAAAAACCCTAACTAATTTTGCATATAGTTAGGGTCTTTACAATGTTATTTTTGTTTATAAAATCGTGCTACTCTTTAAAGCTAATATCTCTAATATTACTTATTTGGGAATATATATAAGGTAAATTTTGAATATATAATTTCAAAATTTAACTTTTAGGACTAATTTTATTTATGGTTGTGGTAAATCCATTTTGCGAAAATGTTAAAGCTTTTTCATTACCATCTATAATCTCTAAAGTTGCACCAACTACAGTGTCATAAAGTGTGGTCTCATTTTTTTGGGTTAATTCACTTTTAACACCTTGTGCTTCTACTACTAAATACAACTTCGTGTTTTCTTCAATTATTTCTAGTGTTAAATTTGCTTCTTTAAGCAAATATTTACCAGTATATTTTTTAAAGTTTTCAATATTAACGGTCTTAAAGTTTTCAATGTTTTCATTACTCAAATACGCTAATAAATCATCTTTTAAAGTCTTTTCAAACGGTATACTCAAGGTATTACTAAACATTAAAAACAAGTTTTTAGTTTTAGGATTATAAGCATTTCTAAAAGCATAGCCTATGTTATTTCCACCATGTCCAAATAATTTTTCGTTAGCATTATTAGATTTCATAATTCCAAAACCATAATTCTCATTCCCTGACACCATCATTTGTTGTACTGTTTCTTTTTTAAGTAAAATATCAGTTTCAAATAAAGAGGTGTAAAACAATTCCATATCAGATAATGTAGACGCTATACTTCCTGCTGAATTTGCAATATTTGCAAAAAACTTATAATTCAAATACGCTGTAACATCTTTTTCTTGATGGTAAGGTGTTGCTAAATTTGGTAAACCTTTGTGTAAATAAGGGTAAGTATTATTCATTTTTAAAGGAATAATGATGCGCTCTCTAACCAAATCAAAATAACTTTGATCCGTTATTTTTTCAATAATTCTGCCTAATAACAAGTAGTTTGTATTGCAATAATCATACTTACCTATCATTTTTGGATTGTTTTGTTCTATTTGATTTAAAAGATCAATATTATAAATAGAATCATTTTTAGCATAAAATGCATCTTGGATGTTTTTTCCTATAACTTCATCCAAACCACTCTCATGAGTTAGTAATTGTTGGATAGTTAATCCATTATCTACATTTTTTAGTGGTGTCAAATACATGCCTATACTATCACTTAGTTTTACTTTGCCTTTTTCTACTTCTTGAAGCAATAAAATTGCAGTAAATGTTT
The genomic region above belongs to Olleya sp. Hel_I_94 and contains:
- a CDS encoding DUF6642 family protein encodes the protein MLDKKQQLPQTQVIDTDYFIYCLEAVEDEEIETVTETQNKLDLLTSQYGVASIYNTCDSIEGLESNLNALVLDDHNFNDYEIIYLVIPGEANSIILNDYNYSLQEVAELFEGRLQGKILHFSNAKVLDLDEEEAQYFLDITGAKAISGYGYESNGITSSNLDIAFFNLFKEDDNMFDVVEELHQRHYKLCKLLDFRLYY
- a CDS encoding serine hydrolase domain-containing protein is translated as MKTLQQLTLLLFVLIQSMSFAQEDKLDLIDQKFNPLLTQQNKGVAILIKKDNEINALSLGNFNLHENHVFNIGSASKTFTAILLLQEVEKGKVKLSDSIGMYLTPLKNVDNGLTIQQLLTHESGLDEVIGKNIQDAFYAKNDSIYNIDLLNQIEQNNPKMIGKYDYCNTNYLLLGRIIEKITDQSYFDLVRERIIIPLKMNNTYPYLHKGLPNLATPYHQEKDVTAYLNYKFFANIANSAGSIASTLSDMELFYTSLFETDILLKKETVQQMMVSGNENYGFGIMKSNNANEKLFGHGGNNIGYAFRNAYNPKTKNLFLMFSNTLSIPFEKTLKDDLLAYLSNENIENFKTVNIENFKKYTGKYLLKEANLTLEIIEENTKLYLVVEAQGVKSELTQKNETTLYDTVVGATLEIIDGNEKALTFSQNGFTTTINKISPKS